Proteins encoded in a region of the Takifugu flavidus isolate HTHZ2018 chromosome 10, ASM371156v2, whole genome shotgun sequence genome:
- the rnf183 gene encoding E3 ubiquitin-protein ligase RNF183 yields MSDDRQRRRPGGSQSQSQQTRPAVNVKPKPTQKEIRYSQTQWKKEKPAKVRRSRSSDSERVERGRRSDKERHHGERRRRGRSEETHRPDRRENRDEGRKAGPPPDDMEDTECAVCFCTYDNVFKTPKLLACGHTFCLECLARINVTSAELKTLSCPICRELTKLPHGKDLPRLGNNLDIIDKLPPDMHRALSIRFQRSKGKLLLKNPPPTSPTKSNVLTLPVKSQGGPVTPEGNLDAMEQGIVPTTVVDVGRPPSRIRGRMRRVFRSDQCYYAVVGSIITITVVLMLVGLLAFVIIPKVPVFQSPTPAGNHTSGNTGASGGSSP; encoded by the coding sequence ATGAGTGATGACAGGCAGAGACGCAGGCCTGGAGGCAGCCAGAGCCAGAGTCAGCAGACCCGACCGGCCGTCAACGTCAAGCCTAAACCCACCCAGAAAGAGATCCGCTACAGCCAGACCCAGTGGAAGAAAGAGAAGCCGGCAAAAGTGAGGAGATCGAGGAGTTCCGACTCGGAGAGGGTGGAAAGAGGCCGGAGGAGCGACAAAGAGAGGCACCATGGGGAGAGGAGGCGGCGGGGGAGGAGCgaggagacccacagaccagacaggagagagaacCGGGACGAAGGGCGCAAAGCGGGTCCCCCTCCGGATGACATGGAGGACACAGAGTGCGCCGTGTGTTTCTGCACGTACGACAACGTCTTCAAAACTCCCAAGCTCCTGGCCTGTGGCCACACGTTCTGCCTGGAGTGCCTGGCACGCATCAACGTCACCTCTGCCGAACTCAAAACCCTGTCCTGCCCCATTTGCCGCGAATTGACCAAACTTCCCCACGGTAAAGACCTGCCACGCCTGGGCAACAACCTGGACATCATCGACAAGCTGCCGCCAGATATGCACAGAGCCCTGTCCATCCGCTTCCAGCGCAGCAAAGGCAAGCTCCTCCTGAAGAACCCCCCTCCCACAAGTCCCACCAAATCCAACGTCCTCACGCTGCCTGTAAAGAGTCAGGGAGGCCCAGTGACCCCAGAGGGGAACCTGGACGCCATGGAGCAGGGAATAGTGCCAACCACAGTGGTGGACGTAGGCAGGCCCCCAAGCAGGATCAGAGGGCGCATGCGCAGGGTGTTCCGCTCCGACCAGTGCTACTATGCTGTGGTGggctccatcatcaccatcactgtgGTGCTCATGCTAGTGGGGCTTCTGGCCTTCGTCATCATCCCAAAGGTGCCGGTTTTCCAGAGCCCTACTCCAGCGGGAAATCATACATCAGGCAACACGGGGGCTTCAGGTGGATCAAGTccctga